The Vigna unguiculata cultivar IT97K-499-35 chromosome 6, ASM411807v1, whole genome shotgun sequence genome contains a region encoding:
- the LOC114188547 gene encoding AT-hook motif nuclear-localized protein 20-like, with protein sequence MQNQCGKLHTSSPSSTQKPEPSSSANAVVSETSLEQKKDEPRSEEATNISTMRRPRGRPLGSKNKPKPASLMSRDTKNLIESHMLEIASGSDIITNLVQFAGRKKRGFCVLSAIGSIRNVSLQQSLIPDTIMTLEGQLQILSLKGSFLPGATPPTLSVYLAGAKGQVVGGRVVGPLVASGTVFIVLAAFSNAGFDRLPFVFEGGEEASSSNH encoded by the coding sequence ATGCAAAACCAGTGCGGGAAGCTTCACACTTCATCACCTTCCTCCACACAAAAACCAGAACCAAGCTCCTCCGCAAACGCCGTCGTATCAGAAACATCTCTGGAACAAAAGAAAGACGAGCCAAGATCAGAAGAAGCTACGAACATATCCACCATGCGTAGGCCCAGGGGTCGCCCTCTAGGCTCCAAGAACAAGCCCAAACCGGCATCCCTCATGAGCCGAGACACCAAAAATCTTATCGAAAGTCACATGCTGGAGATAGCAAGTGGAAGCGACATCATCACTAACCTGGTCCAGTTCGCTGGAAGGAAAAAACGAGGTTTTTGTGTTCTGAGCGCCATTGGGAGCATTAGGAATGTGTCTCTCCAGCAGTCGTTGATCCCTGATACCATCATGACACTGGAAGGTCAGTTGCAGATACTATCGTTGAAAGGTTCGTTTTTGCCCGGAGCAACACCGCCTACGTTGTCGGTTTATCTGGCCGGAGCTAAGGGACAAGTTGTCGGAGGCAGAGTGGTGGGTCCGTTGGTGGCATCAGGAACAGTTTTCATAGTTTTGGCTGCGTTTTCTAATGCTGGATTTGACAGATTACCCTTTGTGTTTGAGGGTGGCGAAGAGGCTTCATCCTCTAATCATTAA
- the LOC114188279 gene encoding protein EIN4-like, which translates to MEKGLLLLLLLLLVMVLSAFAMDVEYSQCNCDEEGFWSIYNILVCQKVSDFFIAIAYFSIPLELLYFVSRSNVPFKLVFLQFIAFIVLCGLTHLLNAYTYYGPHSFRLFLSLTVAKFLTALVSCATAITFPTLVPLLLKVKVRELFLRQNVLELGQEVGIMKKQKEASWHVRMLTCEIRKSLDKHTILYTTLVELSKALDLHNCAVWMPDDDRREMLLTHELKPNSASSFHSSIPISDPDVLDIKNSKGVWILRRDSKLGAASSGGGSGDAGAVAAIRMPILHVSNFKGGTPEMVETSYAVLVLVLPISNSRAWTSHEMEIVEVVADQVAVALSHASVLEESQLMSQKLAEQNRALQQAQKNAMMARKARSSFEKVMSHAMRRPMHSILGLLSMFQEDNIRPEQKIVIDSIFKVSNALSRLINDVMEISANDNGTFRLEMKPFSLHSMMREVSCTSKCLCIYKGFGLEVDVDKSLPDLVIGDEARSFQVILHMIGYLLNIYDRGTLIFQVYLESDSGDKDDKSIGIWRSSMQNAYVHIRFSFHISGISSQADESFSTTNCNVKGHFNNESKEVLSFSMCKTLVQMMQGNIWISTNTMGLTQGMTLLLKFQSGSSHGRFILAPKDFSNYQFKGLKVVLADDDDVNRTVTKKLLEKLGCQVTAVSSGFECLGAISASGNLFKIILLDLHMPEMDGFEVAKRIRKLQSHNWPLIIAFTASAEEHIKERCLQVGMNGFIRKPILLHEIADELRAVLQRTGEKY; encoded by the exons ATGGAAAAAGGGCTGCTTCTTTTGTTGTTGCTGCTGTTGGTCATGGTGCTTTCTGCCTTTGCCATGGATGTGGAATATTCACAGTGCAATTGTGATGAGGAAGGGTTTTGGAGCATCTACAATATCCTGGTTTGCCAGAAAGTGAGCGACTTTTTCATCGCCATTGCATATTTCTCCATTCCCCTTGAGCTCCTTTACTTTGTGAGTCGCTCCAATGTCCCCTTTAAATTGGTCTTCCTTCAATTCATTGCCTTCATAGTTCTCTGTGGATTGACCCATTTACTCAATGCATATACTTACTATGGCCCCCACTCCTTCCGCTTGTTTCTTTCCCTCACTGTTGCTAAGTTCCTCACTGCTCTTGTCTCCTGTGCCACTGCCATTACCTTTCCCACCCTCGTACCTCTTCTGCTGAAAGTCAAAGTGAGGGAGCTCTTCTTGAGGCAGAATGTGTTGGAATTGGGCCAAGAGGTTGGGATTATGAAGAAACAGAAGGAAGCTAGTTGGCATGTTAGGATGCTCACATGTGAGATTAGAAAGTCTTTGGATAAGCATACCATCTTGTATACCACACTTGTTGAGCTTTCCAAGGCCTTGGATTTGCACAATTGTGCAGTTTGGATGCCTGATGATGATAGGAGAGAAATGCTTTTGACACATGAGTTGAAACCAAACTCAGCAAGTAGTTTTCACAGTTCTATTCCTATTAGTGATCCAGATGTGTTGGACATAAAGAATAGCAAAGGGGTTTGGATTTTGAGGCGTGATTCGAAACTGGGAGCTGCAAGCAGTGGTGGTGGATCTGGGGATGCAGGTGCCGTGGCAGCCATCCGCATGCCGATACTTCATGTTTCCAATTTCAAAGGAGGCACACCGGAGATGGTTGAGACATCTTATGCTGTACTGGTTTTGGTTCTTCCAATTTCAAACTCAAGGGCTTGGACCTCCCATGAAATGGAGATAGTGGAAGTGGTTGCTGATCAGGTTGCAGTGGCCTTGTCTCACGCGTCTGTTCTTGAGGAGTCTCAGCTTATGAGCCAGAAACTTGCAGAGCAAAACCGGGCATTGCAACAGGCTCAGAAGAATGCAATGATGGCCAGGAAGGCAAGGAGCTCGTTTGAGAAAGTTATGAGTCATGCAATGCGAAGGCCAATGCACTCAATCCTGGGCTTGCTTTCAATGTTTCAAGAGGATAATATAAGGCCAGAACAGAAGATTGTTATTGACTCAATTTTCAAAGTTAGCAATGCCCTATCACGATTGATTAATGATGTGATGGAGATTTCTGCGAATGACAATGGGACCTTCCGGTTAGAGATGAAACCTTTCAGTCTGCATTCAATGATGAGGGAAGTTTCTTGCACTAGCAAGTGTTTGTGTATATATAAAGGCTTTGGTCTTGAAGTTGATGTTGACAAGTCTTTGCCTGATCTGGTCATTGGTGATGAGGCAAGGTCTTTCCAAGTAATTTTACATATGATTGGCTATTTATTGAACATATATGACAGAGGGACTCTCATATTTCAAGTGTATCTTGAAAGTGATAGTGGAGATAAAGATGATAAAAGTATTGGAATATGGAGATCAAGCATGCAAAATGCTTATGTACATATAAGATTTAGTTTTCATATAAGTGGTATAAGTTCCCAGGCAGATGAATCATTTTCAACTACAAATTGTAATGTTAAAGGGCACTTCAACAATGAATCTAAGGAAGTCCTCAGCTTCAGCATGTGCAAAACGTTGGTGCAG ATGATGCAAGGTAATATTTGGATATCAACTAACACTATGGGTTTGACACAAGGAATGACGCTTCTTCTCAAGTTTCAGTCAGGATCATCACATGGAAGATTCATTCTTGCTCctaaagatttttcaaactaCCAGTTTAAAGGGCTTAAGGTTGTGTTagctgatgatgatgatgtaaaCAGGACAGTGACGAAGAAGCTGCTTGAGAAACTGGGGTGTCAAGTAACTGCTGTTTCATCAGGATTTGAATGTCTTGGTGCTATCAGTGCCTCTGGTaacttattcaaaattattctGTTGGATCTTCATATGCCGGAAATGGATGGTTTTGAAGTTGCAAAAAGGATTAGGAAATTGCAAAGCCATAATTGGCCCTTGATCATAGCTTTTACTGCCAGTGCAGAAGAACACATCAAGGAGAGATGCCTACAGGTGGGAATGAATGGATTCATTCGAAAACCTATCCTCCTTCATGAGATAGCAGATGAACTTAGAGCTGTCCTACAACGTACAGgtgaaaaatattga
- the LOC114188112 gene encoding protein EIN4-like produces the protein MERRLFLVFFLLLVMVLSVFAIEVEYSHCNCDEEGIWSIHNVLVCQKVSDFFIAIAYFSIPLELLYFVSRSNVPFKLVFLQFIAFIVLCGLTHLLNAYTYYGPHSFRLFLSLTVAKFLTALVSCATAISFPTLIPLLLKIKVRELFLRQNVLELGQEVGIMKKQEEASWHVRMLTCEIRKSLDKHTILYTTLVELSKTLDLHNCAVWMPDDDRREMLLTHELKPNSASSFHSSIPISDPDVLDVKNSKGVWILRPDSALGAASSGGGSGDSGAVAAIRMPILHVSNFKGGTPEMVETSYAILVLVLPNSNSRAWTSHEMEIVEVVADQVAVALSHASVLEESQLMSQKLAEQNRALQQAQKNAMMARKARSSFEKVMSHGMRRPMHSILGLLSMFQEDSIRPEQKIVIDSIFKVSNALSRLINDVMEISTNDNGNFRLEMKPFSLHSMMREVTCTTKCLCIYKGFGLEVDVDKSLPDLVAGDEARSFQVILHMIGYLLNVCDKGTLVFQVYLESGSGDKDDRSFAIRRSNMQNDYVPIKFNFRINSISSESDESFSTTNYSGRRHHNNEPKEGLSFSMCKTIVQMMQGNIWMSTNSLGVTQGMTLLLRFPTGSYHGRFILAPKDVSNSQFRGLKVVLADDDDVNRTVTKKLLEKLGCQVTAVSSGFECLGAVSASGNSIKIVLLDLHMPEMDGFEVTRRIRKFQSRNWPLIVAVTASAEEHIKERCLQVGMNGLIQKPILLHEIADELRTVLQRAGEKL, from the exons ATGGAAAGAAGACTGtttcttgtgtttttcttgctGTTGGTTATGGTGCTCTCTGTCTTTGCCATCGAAGTGGAATATTCACACTGCAACTGTGATGAGGAAGGGATTTGGAGCATCCACAACGTTCTGGTTTGCCAGAAAGTGAGTGATTTTTTCATTGCCATTGCATATTTTTCCATTCCCCTTGAGCTCCTTTACTTTGTGAGTCGCTCCAATGTCCCCTTTAAATTGGTCTTCCTTCAATTCATTGCCTTCATAGTTCTCTGTGGATTGACCCATTTACTCAATGCATATACTTACTATGGCCCCCACTCCTTCCGCTTGTTTCTCTCCCTCACTGTTGCTAAGTTCCTCACTGCTCTTGTCTCCTGTGCCACTGCCATCTCCTTTCCCACCCTCATACCTCTTCTGCTGAAAATCAAAGTGAGGGAGCTCTTCTTGAGGCAGAATGTGTTGGAATTGGGCCAAGAGGTTGGGATTATGAAGAAACAGGAGGAAGCTAGTTGGCATGTTAGGATGCTCACTTGTGAGATTAGGAAGTCTCTTGATAAGCATACCATATTGTATACCACACTTGTTGAGCTTTCCAAGACCTTGGATTTGCACAACTGTGCAGTTTGGATGCCTGATGATGATAGGAGAGAAATGCTTTTGACACATGAGTTGAAACCAAACTCAGCAAGTAGTTTTCACAGTTCTATTCCTATTAGTGATCCCGATGTGTTGGACGTAAAGAATAGCAAAGGGGTGTGGATTTTGAGGCCTGATTCTGCACTCGGAGCTGCAAGTAGTGGTGGTGGATCTGGGGATTCAGGTGCCGTTGCAGCCATCCGCATGCCGATACTTCATGTTTCCAATTTCAAAGGAGGCACACCGGAGATGGTTGAGACATCTTATGCTATACTGGTTTTGGTTCTTCCAAATTCAAACTCCAGGGCTTGGACCTCCCATGAAATGGAGATAGTGGAAGTGGTTGCTGATCAGGTTGCTGTGGCCTTGTCTCACGCGTCTGTTCTTGAAGAGTCTCAGCTTATGAGCCAGAAACTTGCAGAGCAAAACCGGGCTTTGCAACAGGCTCAGAAGAATGCAATGATGGCCAGGAAGGCAAGGAGCTCGTTTGAGAAAGTTATGAGTCACGGAATGCGGAGGCCAATGCATTCAATCCTGGGCTTGCTTTCAATGTTTCAAGAGGATAGTATAAGGCCAGAACAGAAGATTGTTATTGATTCAATTTTCAAAGTTAGCAATGCACTCTCGAGACTGATTAATGATGTGATGGAGATTTCCACGAATGACAACGGAAACTTCCGGTTGGAGATGAAACCTTTCAGTCTGCATTCAATGATGAGGGAAGTTACTTGCACTACCAAGTGTTTGTGTATATATAAAGGCTTTGGTCTTGAAGTTGATGTCGACAAGTCTTTGCCTGATCTGGTCGCTGGTGATGAGGCAAGGTCTTTCCAAGTAATTTTACATATGATTGGCTATTTATTGAACGTTTGTGACAAAGGAACACTCGTATTTCAAGTTTATCTTGAAAGTGGTAGTGGAGATAAAGATGATAGAAGTTTTGCAATACGGAGGTCAAACATGCAAAATGACTATGTAcctataaaatttaattttcgaATAAATAGCATTAGTTCCGAGTCAGATGAATCATTTTCAACAACAAATTATTCTGGTAGAAGGCACCACAACAATGAACCTAAGGAAGGCCTGAGCTTCAGCATGTGCAAAACAATAGTGCAG ATGATGCAAGGTAATATTTGGATGTCAACTAACTCTCTGGGAGTGACACAAGGAATGACACTTCTTCTCAGGTTTCCGACAGGATCATATCATGGAAGATTCATTCTTGCTCCCAAAGATGTTTCAAACTCCCAGTTTAGAGGGCTTAAGGTTGTGTTagctgatgatgatgatgtaaaCAGGACTGTGACCAAGAAGCTGCTTGAGAAACTGGGGTGTCAAGTAACTGCTGTTTCATCAGGATTTGAATGTCTTGGTGCTGTAAGTGCCTCTGGTAACTCCATCAAAATTGTTCTGTTGGATCTTCACATGCCCGAAATGGATGGTTTTGAAGTTACAAGAAGGATTCGAAAATTCCAAAGCCGTAATTGGCCCTTGATCGTGGCTGTGACTGCAAGTGCAGAAGAACACATCAAGGAGAGATGTCTTCAAGTGGGAATGAATGGACTGATTCAAAAACCTATCCTTCTTCATGAGATAGCAGATGAACTTCGAACAGTCCTGCAACGTGCAGGTGAAAAATTGTGA
- the LOC114189121 gene encoding AT-hook motif nuclear-localized protein 14 isoform X2, producing the protein MEPNDNQLTSFFHHHHPHHHHHHQPQPPPHTAAPTTASPTNGLLPNADASHILYPHSVASAVSSQLEPAKRKRGRPRKYGTPEQALAAKKAATSQSFSADKKPHSPTFPSSSSFTSKKSHSFALGNAGQGFTPHVIAVAAGEDVGQKIMLFMQQSRREMCILSASGSISNASLRQPATSGGNITYEGRFEIISLTGSYVRNEIGTRTGGLSVCLSNTDGQIIGGGVGGPLKAAGPVQVIVGTFFIDNKKDSSPKVDASASKLPPPVSEPVSSLGFRQSVDSPSGNPIRGNDDHQAMGGSHFMIQQLGLQGTPPRSTDWARPDSRNSSFELTGRTGHGSHQSPENGGYDQIPD; encoded by the exons ATGGAACCTAATGACAACCAACTCACCTCCTtcttccaccaccaccaccctcaccaccaccatcaccaccagcCCCAACCACCGCCGCACACCGCCGCACCCACAACAGCCTCTCCGACCAACGGCCTCTTGCCCAACGCCGACGCCTCACACATACTCTaccctcactccgtcgcctcTGCGGTCTCCTCGCAGCTCGAACCGGCCAAGAGGAAGCGGGGGCGGCCTAGGAAGTATGGCACGCCGGAGCAGGCTCTTGCCGCCAAGAAAGCCGCTACGTCTCAGTCGTTCTCCGCGGACAAGAAGCCCCACTCACCAACGTTcccttcttcttcatctttcaCGTCCAAGAAATCCCATTCCTTCGCTCTAG GCAATGCAGGGCAAGGGTTCACTCCGCATGTCATTGCTGTTGCTGCTGGTGAG GATGTTGGCCAGAAAATTATGTTATTCATGCAACAAAGTAGGCGTGAAATGTGTATTCTCTCTGCGTCTGGTTCTATCTCTAATGCCTCTCTTCGCCAGCCAGCAACCTCAGGAGGCAACATTACATATGAG GGTCGATTTGAGATTATTTCACTTACTGGATCTTACGTCCGTAATGAGATTGGAACTCGAACTGGTGGTCTAAGTGTATGTTTATCTAACACCGATGGACAAATCATAGGTGGTGGAGTTGGTGGGCCGCTTAAAGCAGCTGGTCCAGTTCAG GTCATCGTTGGAACATTTTTTATTGACAACAAGAAGGATTCTAGCCCAAAAGTTGATGCCTCTGCAAGTAAGTTACCACCACCTGTTAGTGAACCAGTATCAAGTTTAGGTTTCCGCCAATCAGTCGACTCTCCCAGTGGAAATCCAATCCGTGGAAATGATGATCATCAAGCCATGGGGGGAAGTCATTTCATGATTCAACAGCTTGGTTTGCAGGGGACGCCTCCCCGGTCCACCGACTGGGCTCGTCCAGATTCAAGAAATTCCAGTTTTGAGCTGACAG GAAGGACAGGTCATGGGTCGCACCAGTCTCCTGAGAATGGGGGCTATGACCAAATTCCTGATTGA
- the LOC114189121 gene encoding AT-hook motif nuclear-localized protein 14 isoform X1 yields MEPNDNQLTSFFHHHHPHHHHHHQPQPPPHTAAPTTASPTNGLLPNADASHILYPHSVASAVSSQLEPAKRKRGRPRKYGTPEQALAAKKAATSQSFSADKKPHSPTFPSSSSFTSKKSHSFALGNAGQGFTPHVIAVAAGEDVGQKIMLFMQQSRREMCILSASGSISNASLRQPATSGGNITYEGRFEIISLTGSYVRNEIGTRTGGLSVCLSNTDGQIIGGGVGGPLKAAGPVQVIVGTFFIDNKKDSSPKVDASASKLPPPVSEPVSSLGFRQSVDSPSGNPIRGNDDHQAMGGSHFMIQQLGLQGTPPRSTDWARPDSRNSSFELTGFLSAGRTGHGSHQSPENGGYDQIPD; encoded by the exons ATGGAACCTAATGACAACCAACTCACCTCCTtcttccaccaccaccaccctcaccaccaccatcaccaccagcCCCAACCACCGCCGCACACCGCCGCACCCACAACAGCCTCTCCGACCAACGGCCTCTTGCCCAACGCCGACGCCTCACACATACTCTaccctcactccgtcgcctcTGCGGTCTCCTCGCAGCTCGAACCGGCCAAGAGGAAGCGGGGGCGGCCTAGGAAGTATGGCACGCCGGAGCAGGCTCTTGCCGCCAAGAAAGCCGCTACGTCTCAGTCGTTCTCCGCGGACAAGAAGCCCCACTCACCAACGTTcccttcttcttcatctttcaCGTCCAAGAAATCCCATTCCTTCGCTCTAG GCAATGCAGGGCAAGGGTTCACTCCGCATGTCATTGCTGTTGCTGCTGGTGAG GATGTTGGCCAGAAAATTATGTTATTCATGCAACAAAGTAGGCGTGAAATGTGTATTCTCTCTGCGTCTGGTTCTATCTCTAATGCCTCTCTTCGCCAGCCAGCAACCTCAGGAGGCAACATTACATATGAG GGTCGATTTGAGATTATTTCACTTACTGGATCTTACGTCCGTAATGAGATTGGAACTCGAACTGGTGGTCTAAGTGTATGTTTATCTAACACCGATGGACAAATCATAGGTGGTGGAGTTGGTGGGCCGCTTAAAGCAGCTGGTCCAGTTCAG GTCATCGTTGGAACATTTTTTATTGACAACAAGAAGGATTCTAGCCCAAAAGTTGATGCCTCTGCAAGTAAGTTACCACCACCTGTTAGTGAACCAGTATCAAGTTTAGGTTTCCGCCAATCAGTCGACTCTCCCAGTGGAAATCCAATCCGTGGAAATGATGATCATCAAGCCATGGGGGGAAGTCATTTCATGATTCAACAGCTTGGTTTGCAGGGGACGCCTCCCCGGTCCACCGACTGGGCTCGTCCAGATTCAAGAAATTCCAGTTTTGAGCTGACAG GTTTCCTATCTGCAGGAAGGACAGGTCATGGGTCGCACCAGTCTCCTGAGAATGGGGGCTATGACCAAATTCCTGATTGA
- the LOC114188857 gene encoding c-Myc-binding protein homolog, producing MMMRYKEEKEAKKEGFRKYLETSGAVDALTKVLVALYEQNDKPSSAVEFIQQKLSCPSISEYEKLQAEFSDLQIKYSELLAAHQRTCKELEEIKSSHVLATVSTKETTDDESPKDGL from the exons ATGATGATGCGATACAAAGAG GAAAAAGAAGCGAAGAAGGAAGGTTTTAGAAAATATCTGGAAACAAGTGGAGCTGTGGATGCTCTCACCAAAG TTCTGGTTGCTTTGTACGAGCAAAACGACAAGCCTTCTTCTGCCGTTGA GTTCATTCAACAGAAGTTGAGCTGTCCTTCCATCTCCGAGTATGAAAAATTGCAGGCCGAATTCTCCGATCTGCAAATCAAATACAGTGAGCTGTTGGCAGCACACCAGAGAACCTGCAAAgag TTAGAAGAAATCAAAAGCTCGCATGTCTTGGCAACGGTATCTACCAAAGAAACAACTGACGATGAATCTCCGAAAGATGGGCTCTAA